The following are from one region of the Nostoc cf. commune SO-36 genome:
- a CDS encoding ferrochelatase, which yields MVATPEKVHATHEPLSGKDRVAVLLMGYGEVESYEDFANYNEQALNLLTAKFAPVPTWIYPPLAKLLALFDRHEWGHTHHDFISPHNAIFEQQRAGIEKNLQEKWGDKVQVFKAFNFCAPFLPNQVLAEVKNQGFEKLLIYPLLVVDSIFTSGIAIEQVNNALVELADGEEHWVKAQRYIPSFFNEPAYIDLMAHLVEEKIAELAGAYLPSQIGIVLMNHGCPHKAKGFTSGIAESEAMYDLVRDKLINRYPLISVGWLNHDTPLIDWTQPNAEQAANNLIQLGAKVVIFMPIGFATENHETLLDVHHIIHALEKQHPGTNYVQMACVNDHPEFMAMAAQWADAHIAELLSEETLAVNPQIAGHHHHHHHH from the coding sequence GTGGTTGCAACGCCGGAAAAAGTCCACGCTACCCACGAGCCATTATCAGGTAAAGACCGTGTAGCCGTATTGCTCATGGGCTACGGCGAAGTCGAAAGCTACGAAGATTTCGCCAACTATAACGAACAGGCTTTAAATCTACTGACAGCAAAATTCGCTCCAGTACCAACCTGGATTTATCCTCCCCTGGCAAAGCTTTTGGCGCTATTTGACCGCCACGAGTGGGGACACACACACCACGATTTTATCTCTCCACACAATGCCATCTTTGAACAGCAACGGGCTGGGATTGAGAAGAATTTACAAGAAAAATGGGGTGATAAGGTTCAAGTTTTCAAGGCTTTCAACTTCTGTGCCCCTTTTCTACCCAATCAAGTTTTAGCAGAAGTCAAAAACCAAGGCTTCGAGAAGCTACTAATCTACCCACTGCTGGTTGTTGATTCTATTTTTACCAGTGGGATTGCGATCGAGCAAGTTAACAATGCTCTCGTTGAATTGGCTGATGGTGAAGAACACTGGGTTAAAGCACAGCGCTACATTCCTTCTTTCTTCAACGAACCAGCTTACATCGATTTGATGGCTCATCTGGTTGAAGAGAAAATTGCTGAGTTAGCAGGCGCTTATCTCCCTTCTCAAATCGGTATTGTGTTAATGAACCACGGCTGTCCCCATAAAGCTAAAGGCTTTACTTCTGGGATTGCCGAAAGTGAAGCAATGTACGATTTAGTTCGGGATAAGTTGATTAATCGTTATCCGTTAATCTCGGTGGGTTGGCTCAACCATGACACGCCTTTAATTGATTGGACACAGCCAAATGCAGAGCAAGCGGCAAATAACCTGATTCAACTGGGTGCAAAAGTGGTAATTTTTATGCCAATTGGCTTTGCCACAGAAAACCACGAAACTTTATTGGATGTACACCATATCATCCATGCTTTGGAGAAACAGCATCCTGGTACGAACTACGTGCAAATGGCTTGCGTTAACGATCATCCAGAATTTATGGCAATGGCGGCCCAATGGGCTGATGCTCATATTGCAGAGTTGTTGTCAGAGGAAACTTTGGCAGTTAATCCCCAAATCGCTGGGCATCATCATCACCACCACCATCATTAA
- a CDS encoding WD40 repeat domain-containing protein, with product MKAPSRARKRRDTRRRVWLDELVPANGDLASTKQLVQRLAGEGARLVVTSTDGSTNRQEVEVAHEALIRYWPRLLKWLDENRINLQLRETIRQAALDWEKQRKDENYLVHRGARLEDAQVLAKNTSFLNQSESYYVTACKELRDRHKNEKEARRRREIRTAWGVAGGAVVAFIVSLGFWIEALYEKEKAQKSQVEALKSQAEALSRYSLSLLDDNQDLDALVKAIKAANILKQENASQPFVMEALQKVVYGVRELNILTGHQEKVKSVIFSPNAQTLASASDDNTVKLWNVKDGKKLYTFQGHEKAVTSVVFSPDGQTLASASDDNTVKLWNVKDGKELHTFQGHKKAVTSVAFSPDGQTLASASDDNTVKLWNAKNGKKLHTLIGHEKAVTSVVFSPDGQTLASASDDNTARLWDVQDGKEMHTFKGNQRKFNIAVFSPDSKTLAFADDTTVKVWDVKNGNELHTLIGHEKAVTSVVFSPDGQTLATASDDNTARLWNVKDGKQRETFTKHQDNVKSVIFSPDGKTLVSTSDDKTVKLWDLNGKELLTFKGGEFGFNSVVFSHNSQTLATASDDKTVKLWDLKGKELLTFKAHEKKLISVVFSPDGETLATASDDNTAKLWDLKGNERQTFTGHNGRVTSIVFSPDGKTLATASNDKTAKLWDLNGNKRQTFTGHNGRVTSIVFSPDGQTLATASDDKTAKLWDLKGNERQTFTGHNGRVTSIVFSPDGQTLATASDDKTAKLWDLNGNELQTFTAHKKKLTSAVFSPDGKTLATASDDTTAKLWALNGNELYTFEGHHNVVIDVVFSPDGKTLATASYDRTIKLWDVKDRKEGQTLTGHKSSLASVVFSPDSKTLASASYNNTIILWDLDQLALDPLLNSACNWARNYLAYNHDISKDDKYLCDRIGTTQ from the coding sequence ATGAAAGCGCCCTCCAGGGCGAGAAAACGCCGGGATACAAGACGGCGAGTTTGGCTAGATGAACTAGTACCTGCTAATGGTGATTTGGCAAGTACCAAACAGTTAGTGCAGCGCTTGGCTGGTGAAGGGGCGCGATTGGTGGTTACGAGTACAGACGGGTCTACAAATCGTCAAGAGGTAGAAGTAGCACATGAAGCCTTGATCCGCTATTGGCCGCGATTGCTTAAGTGGTTAGACGAAAACCGCATCAACTTACAACTGCGCGAAACTATTCGTCAAGCAGCTTTGGATTGGGAAAAGCAGCGAAAAGACGAGAATTATTTGGTGCATCGCGGGGCAAGATTGGAAGATGCTCAGGTGTTGGCAAAAAACACTAGTTTTCTAAATCAGTCAGAATCTTACTATGTTACTGCTTGTAAAGAATTGCGCGATCGCCATAAAAACGAAAAAGAAGCGCGTCGCCGTCGAGAAATTAGAACCGCTTGGGGAGTAGCGGGTGGCGCAGTTGTAGCTTTTATTGTTAGTCTTGGCTTTTGGATTGAGGCTTTGTATGAAAAAGAAAAAGCGCAAAAAAGTCAAGTTGAAGCACTAAAAAGTCAAGCTGAAGCATTAAGCCGCTATTCTTTATCGCTCCTTGATGATAATCAAGATTTAGATGCACTTGTCAAAGCAATTAAGGCAGCAAATATCTTAAAACAAGAAAATGCATCCCAGCCCTTTGTTATGGAAGCGTTGCAGAAAGTAGTTTATGGAGTGAGAGAGTTAAACATCTTGACTGGACATCAGGAAAAGGTCAAGAGCGTCATTTTCAGCCCTAATGCTCAAACCCTGGCTTCTGCTAGTGATGACAACACAGTTAAACTTTGGAACGTCAAAGACGGCAAAAAACTGTATACCTTCCAAGGACATGAGAAAGCAGTCACAAGTGTCGTTTTCAGCCCTGATGGTCAAACCCTGGCTTCTGCTAGTGATGATAATACCGTTAAACTGTGGAACGTCAAAGACGGCAAAGAACTGCATACGTTCCAAGGACATAAGAAGGCAGTCACAAGTGTCGCCTTTAGCCCTGATGGTCAAACCCTCGCTTCTGCTAGTGACGACAACACAGTTAAACTTTGGAACGCCAAAAACGGCAAAAAACTGCATACCTTGATAGGGCATGAGAAAGCAGTCACAAGTGTTGTCTTCAGCCCTGATGGTCAAACCCTGGCTTCTGCTAGTGATGATAATACCGCCAGACTCTGGGATGTCCAAGATGGCAAAGAAATGCATACCTTCAAAGGAAATCAACGTAAGTTCAATATCGCCGTCTTCAGCCCTGATAGTAAAACTCTCGCTTTTGCTGATGACACAACTGTTAAAGTTTGGGATGTCAAAAATGGCAATGAACTGCATACTTTGATAGGGCATGAGAAAGCAGTCACAAGTGTCGTTTTCAGTCCTGATGGTCAAACCCTGGCTACTGCTAGCGATGACAATACCGCCAGACTCTGGAATGTCAAAGATGGCAAACAACGGGAAACCTTTACTAAACATCAAGATAATGTTAAGAGCGTTATTTTCAGCCCTGACGGTAAAACTCTCGTTTCTACTAGTGATGATAAAACCGTCAAGCTCTGGGATTTAAACGGTAAGGAACTGCTAACTTTTAAAGGGGGTGAGTTTGGGTTTAATAGCGTTGTCTTCAGCCACAACAGTCAAACCCTGGCTACAGCTAGTGATGATAAAACCGTCAAACTCTGGGATTTAAAGGGTAAGGAACTCCTAACTTTTAAAGCGCATGAGAAAAAGCTCATAAGTGTCGTCTTCAGCCCTGATGGTGAAACTCTGGCTACTGCTAGTGATGACAACACCGCCAAACTCTGGGATTTAAAGGGTAATGAACGGCAAACTTTTACAGGGCACAACGGAAGGGTAACAAGTATCGTCTTCAGCCCTGACGGTAAAACCCTCGCTACTGCTAGTAATGACAAAACCGCCAAACTTTGGGATTTAAACGGTAATAAACGGCAAACCTTTACAGGGCACAACGGAAGGGTAACAAGTATCGTCTTCAGCCCTGACGGTCAAACCCTGGCTACAGCTAGTGATGACAAAACCGCCAAACTCTGGGATTTAAAGGGTAATGAACGGCAAACTTTTACAGGGCACAACGGAAGGGTAACAAGTATCGTCTTTAGCCCTGACGGTCAAACCCTGGCTACTGCTAGTGATGACAAAACCGCCAAACTTTGGGATTTAAACGGTAATGAACTCCAGACCTTCACAGCGCATAAGAAAAAGCTCACAAGTGCCGTCTTTAGCCCTGATGGTAAAACCCTAGCTACTGCTAGCGATGACACAACCGCTAAACTCTGGGCTTTAAATGGCAATGAACTCTATACCTTCGAAGGACATCATAATGTGGTCATAGATGTAGTCTTTAGCCCCGATGGTAAAACTCTCGCTACTGCTAGTTATGACAGAACCATCAAACTTTGGGATGTCAAAGATCGCAAGGAAGGGCAAACTTTGACAGGACATAAGTCCAGTCTCGCAAGTGTCGTTTTCAGCCCCGATAGTAAAACTTTGGCATCTGCTAGTTATAACAATACGATTATTTTGTGGGATTTAGATCAGCTCGCTTTAGATCCGCTCCTGAATAGCGCCTGCAATTGGGCACGGAATTATCTCGCATATAATCACGATATATCAAAAGATGACAAGTATTTGTGCGATCGCATCGGCACTACTCAATAG
- a CDS encoding cation:proton antiporter, producing the protein MLESFILILLIGFFVGQIARRLKAPALVGMVLVGIILGPQVADLISPDVLAGSAPLRTIAVMVILMKAGLGLDREKLVQQGTVALRLGFLPAACEALVIALAAIWILKFDFPTGLLLGCIIGAESPAVIVPGMLRLKSLGWGVTKGIPDAILTGSALSDVLLLLVFSLLLNFLTQGATSSVTLPFGITLSAVQLLPIQIICQIVLGVVLGLVTARLLVLLLAKQNWTQNAVQDSLIAASLGLLLVVVAEKFPFFSGYLAVMATGFFLIELDAPLARRLRSGFDSLWVVAEIILFVLLGASIQLQVLEKTLVPGLVILAIGTLIGRALGWYLSTLGSNWNRRERLFLLPGNSAKATVQAAIGAIPLTQGIQGGETTLAIAALSILVTAPLGAWAIPTFAPKLLERGEVDPTKVAIARRIVILAAVDTSPLASQVLIKTAELARRSDVEVIVLHIICTNDPQGVEHLQEKSQRLLADIRHKFIAITGSIPEEIIRVAQDYGVAEIVIGKRGHQPWDEVLVGSVSQAVLESSPIPVILVEDDRLANK; encoded by the coding sequence CAGGGTCTGCTCCTTTGCGAACGATCGCTGTAATGGTAATTTTGATGAAGGCAGGATTAGGGTTAGACCGGGAAAAACTGGTACAACAAGGAACAGTAGCACTCCGGTTGGGGTTTTTGCCTGCGGCTTGCGAAGCTTTAGTTATTGCTTTAGCTGCTATATGGATCTTAAAGTTCGACTTTCCTACAGGGCTACTGCTGGGTTGTATCATTGGAGCTGAATCACCTGCGGTGATTGTACCAGGGATGCTGCGATTGAAAAGTCTGGGTTGGGGAGTGACTAAAGGAATTCCCGATGCCATTCTCACCGGCAGCGCCCTATCAGATGTGTTACTACTACTAGTGTTTAGTTTGTTACTGAACTTTTTGACACAAGGCGCAACTTCTTCTGTGACATTGCCTTTTGGCATCACCCTGAGCGCAGTTCAACTCCTACCTATTCAAATTATTTGCCAAATTGTTTTGGGAGTCGTCCTGGGTTTAGTGACAGCACGGCTTTTAGTGTTGTTGCTAGCGAAGCAGAACTGGACTCAAAATGCGGTGCAGGATAGCCTAATTGCAGCGAGTTTAGGGTTGTTGCTGGTAGTGGTGGCAGAAAAATTCCCCTTCTTCTCTGGCTATCTGGCAGTCATGGCGACAGGATTTTTCTTGATTGAGTTGGATGCTCCTCTAGCACGACGTTTGCGTTCTGGCTTCGATAGTCTGTGGGTTGTAGCAGAAATCATTTTGTTTGTGTTGCTAGGGGCAAGTATTCAACTACAAGTGTTAGAAAAAACTCTCGTTCCAGGATTGGTAATTTTGGCAATTGGGACGCTGATTGGCCGCGCTCTCGGATGGTATTTGTCTACATTGGGGAGTAACTGGAATCGTCGGGAGCGACTATTTTTGCTGCCAGGGAACTCTGCCAAAGCCACCGTTCAAGCGGCAATCGGGGCGATTCCACTGACACAGGGGATTCAGGGTGGAGAGACAACTTTAGCGATCGCAGCTTTATCTATCCTGGTGACTGCACCTTTGGGAGCTTGGGCAATTCCCACCTTTGCACCAAAATTGCTGGAGCGGGGCGAGGTTGATCCCACAAAGGTAGCGATCGCCCGTCGGATTGTCATACTAGCTGCCGTTGACACCTCCCCTCTAGCTAGTCAGGTATTGATTAAAACTGCCGAGCTTGCCCGTCGTAGTGATGTCGAAGTAATTGTATTGCATATCATTTGCACCAATGATCCTCAAGGAGTAGAGCATCTGCAAGAAAAATCTCAACGACTCTTAGCAGACATCCGTCATAAGTTTATTGCGATTACAGGCTCAATTCCAGAGGAAATTATCCGTGTTGCTCAGGACTATGGAGTTGCTGAGATTGTCATTGGCAAGCGAGGACATCAGCCTTGGGATGAAGTTCTTGTGGGTTCTGTCTCACAGGCAGTATTGGAATCCAGCCCAATTCCTGTCATTTTAGTTGAGGATGATCGTCTTGCTAATAAATAA
- a CDS encoding NADPH-dependent FMN reductase: MVRIIGIGGSLRSNSYTQLALELAVQRVEALGAEVEILDLRQLQLPFCTGAKEYPEYPDVLRLHNTVSQADGLILATPEYHGSVSGVLKNALDLMSFDQLSDKVTGLISVLGGQSNSNALNDLRLITRWVHCWTIPEQIAIGQAWGAFSPEGKLLDEKLSQRFDQFAQSLVDNTRKLRGVN, translated from the coding sequence ATGGTGAGAATTATTGGTATTGGTGGTAGTTTAAGATCAAATTCTTATACTCAGCTTGCTTTAGAGTTAGCAGTGCAAAGGGTAGAAGCCCTCGGTGCAGAGGTAGAAATTCTTGATTTACGGCAGTTGCAGCTACCGTTTTGCACTGGTGCAAAAGAGTATCCAGAGTACCCAGATGTTCTGCGGTTACACAATACAGTTAGTCAGGCTGATGGATTAATTTTAGCTACACCTGAGTATCATGGTAGCGTTAGTGGTGTCCTAAAAAATGCTCTAGATTTGATGAGCTTTGACCAATTGTCTGATAAGGTGACAGGATTGATTAGCGTTTTAGGTGGCCAGTCTAATAGTAATGCCCTAAATGACCTACGGCTAATCACCAGATGGGTGCATTGTTGGACGATCCCAGAACAAATTGCGATCGGACAAGCTTGGGGTGCGTTCAGTCCTGAAGGCAAGCTGCTAGATGAGAAACTCTCTCAAAGATTTGACCAATTTGCTCAGAGTTTAGTTGATAACACTCGCAAGCTACGAGGTGTAAATTAG
- a CDS encoding nSTAND1 domain-containing NTPase translates to MNTFEITIQRKSGDSWPIVVEHSQPGVLLPLRSEGNLCLTAEDFQHLTSLLGQVRDYGTLLGKALLRDEVRDGFVRALSHNEETVRVLLFIEAPDKQLRTLRWERLCAPIDGDWQILAINQRVPFSFYIPAITDRLFPPIGRRDLRALVLVASPSDSQKYKLDTFDVEATVKSVRAALGNIPTDVLATVDDAIGLPTLDELCAQLTDRTKQYTMLHFVSHGRVLDDGETLLYWSKADNTVEVVTATRLLERVRPLRGARGLPHFTFLCTCESASPEAEAGLGGLGQRLVRDLGMPAVVAMTEKVTIKTAQALTEKFYYQLRESGEVDSALHEATASLAERGDIAVPALFSRLGGRPLFSDQLDRELTNAEIQYGLERLVKLLPERSPIQEKRFTELAQQLGNTLGADVTALSKPALKERQQALEEINNFCEEILDLNFHALALDQQPPTYDSRCPFRGLYPFRVENREFFFGREQLIVQMQEKLTEHNFLAVLGASGSGKSSVVLAGLIPTLQQMQPELVTAYMTPSSNPIEQLQTTLSPLQGQSSILIIDQFEELFTLCAHEAQRLTFIEKLLSLIPYQKVVITMRADFWGECATYRNLKDLMEARQKLIGPMDAVELRKSMEMQAAQVGLRFEPGLSNSILDDVQGEPGAMPLLQHALLELWKRRHGRWLRSIEYEAIGGVNKAIAQTADDVYNTLSPSEQEQVKNIFIRLTRLDESALQGEKTPGYKTASLAR, encoded by the coding sequence ATGAACACCTTCGAGATTACCATCCAACGCAAATCAGGAGATAGCTGGCCAATTGTAGTAGAACACAGCCAACCAGGTGTCCTTCTACCGTTGCGATCGGAAGGTAATCTCTGTCTAACTGCTGAAGATTTCCAGCATTTAACCAGTCTTCTGGGACAGGTACGAGACTACGGGACATTATTGGGCAAAGCACTGTTACGAGATGAAGTGCGTGATGGATTTGTCAGGGCACTAAGTCACAATGAAGAAACAGTGCGGGTATTGCTATTTATTGAAGCCCCAGACAAACAACTCAGAACCTTACGCTGGGAAAGGCTATGCGCTCCCATTGATGGCGATTGGCAGATATTAGCTATCAATCAACGAGTGCCTTTTTCTTTCTACATTCCTGCAATTACTGACCGACTTTTTCCTCCCATTGGGCGGCGAGATTTGCGGGCGTTGGTATTGGTGGCGAGTCCCTCGGATTCCCAAAAGTATAAATTAGATACCTTTGATGTTGAAGCTACAGTCAAAAGTGTACGAGCAGCCTTGGGTAATATTCCCACTGATGTGCTAGCAACAGTTGATGATGCTATTGGTTTACCGACCCTAGATGAACTTTGCGCTCAACTAACTGACCGGACAAAGCAGTATACAATGTTGCACTTTGTCAGCCACGGTAGGGTGCTAGATGATGGCGAAACCCTCCTCTACTGGTCAAAAGCTGATAATACAGTCGAGGTGGTGACAGCAACAAGGTTACTGGAAAGAGTGCGCCCGTTACGCGGAGCTAGAGGGCTACCCCATTTTACTTTTCTTTGCACTTGTGAAAGCGCTAGTCCAGAAGCAGAAGCCGGATTAGGGGGCTTAGGACAGCGCTTGGTGCGGGATTTGGGGATGCCTGCGGTAGTGGCGATGACTGAGAAAGTTACTATCAAGACGGCTCAAGCGTTAACAGAGAAATTTTATTACCAACTCAGAGAATCGGGAGAGGTGGATTCAGCATTACATGAAGCTACAGCCTCTCTAGCAGAACGTGGTGACATTGCTGTGCCGGCACTGTTCAGCCGTTTAGGGGGAAGACCTTTATTCAGCGATCAGCTTGACCGAGAATTAACCAATGCCGAAATTCAATATGGTCTAGAGCGGCTTGTAAAGTTGCTACCAGAGCGATCGCCTATCCAAGAAAAAAGGTTTACAGAACTGGCACAGCAGCTGGGAAACACATTAGGGGCAGATGTTACAGCTTTGAGCAAACCAGCCCTCAAAGAACGCCAGCAAGCTTTAGAAGAGATTAACAACTTCTGTGAGGAAATACTTGACCTCAACTTCCATGCTTTGGCGTTGGATCAGCAACCACCTACTTATGATTCTCGTTGTCCCTTCCGGGGCTTGTATCCTTTCCGCGTGGAAAACCGCGAATTTTTCTTTGGGCGAGAACAACTGATTGTCCAAATGCAAGAAAAGCTGACTGAACACAACTTTTTGGCCGTATTAGGAGCTTCTGGTAGTGGTAAGTCATCGGTAGTTTTAGCGGGATTGATACCGACACTGCAACAGATGCAACCTGAGCTAGTTACAGCATACATGACACCAAGCAGTAACCCGATCGAGCAACTGCAAACTACTCTTTCCCCGCTACAAGGACAATCTTCAATATTAATAATTGATCAATTTGAGGAATTGTTTACACTTTGTGCCCATGAAGCGCAGAGATTGACTTTTATCGAAAAATTATTAAGCCTGATTCCATATCAAAAAGTCGTGATTACCATGCGGGCAGATTTTTGGGGCGAGTGTGCTACCTACCGCAATCTGAAAGATTTGATGGAAGCTAGACAAAAACTAATCGGCCCAATGGATGCGGTGGAATTGCGGAAATCGATGGAAATGCAAGCCGCCCAAGTAGGTTTACGCTTTGAACCAGGTTTGAGCAACTCGATTCTTGATGATGTGCAAGGTGAGCCGGGAGCAATGCCACTGCTGCAACACGCACTGTTGGAATTGTGGAAGCGGCGACATGGTAGATGGTTGCGGTCTATAGAGTATGAAGCGATCGGTGGTGTGAATAAGGCGATCGCTCAAACTGCTGATGATGTTTATAATACTTTGTCACCCTCAGAACAAGAGCAAGTTAAGAATATCTTTATCCGCTTAACCCGCTTGGATGAAAGCGCCCTCCAGGGCGAGAAAACGCCGGGATACAAGACGGCGAGTTTGGCTAGATGA